A genomic region of Exiguobacterium sp. Helios contains the following coding sequences:
- a CDS encoding ATP-binding protein, whose translation MKWLQSVVIKLWGTILLLVSVVLIALTILLLEFFNSFHIEQERGHLAKLGQQVETVFQAHSGLEEGSATAIEITDIYGATLIATTKDNTVETNISETKAKRIIKELERQNWKAVDGEEGETAIGNYETFNGKAALAYRAPFITESGSGTMYLIEQLTNIEQANEGARQIIQLCVLLAIIGTTVFAFFLSTRITAPLRTIRQAVVEAGEGKFDQSLTQRSRDEIGDLALAFNEMSSQLNQYVTDLDKERHLLSSILRCMADGVLTFSESGELLATNPPAEAFLAGGPVPDELIELFQTVMRKEKEMTVSFEREGRFYIIIVSPLLEQEEQIGAVAVLRDMTEAQQLEKMRADFVANVSHELRTPLVMLQGYSEAIVDGMTESDEATKEFASIIYDESQRLSRLVNDLLDLARMEAGYQEKRVEPIDAVPFANRMIKKFKQMGLEKRVSFEVTGPDVQFEADPDQMDQVMTNLLGNALRYTEDGQIKIEITEDRETISLSVIDSGDGIPEEDVPFVFDRFYKADKARTRGKTGTGIGLAIVANVVRSHDGEVQVESELGKGSVFRIQLPKKQRKRTL comes from the coding sequence ATGAAATGGTTACAGAGCGTCGTCATTAAATTGTGGGGAACGATTTTATTACTCGTTTCCGTCGTCTTGATTGCCTTGACGATTTTATTACTCGAATTTTTCAACTCGTTCCATATCGAACAGGAACGGGGCCATTTGGCAAAACTCGGGCAACAGGTCGAAACGGTCTTCCAGGCCCACAGCGGTCTCGAAGAAGGATCTGCGACCGCGATCGAGATTACCGATATTTACGGGGCGACCTTGATTGCGACGACGAAGGATAATACGGTCGAAACGAATATCTCGGAAACAAAAGCAAAGCGGATCATCAAGGAACTCGAACGTCAGAACTGGAAAGCCGTTGACGGTGAAGAAGGGGAGACCGCGATCGGGAACTACGAGACGTTTAACGGAAAAGCAGCTCTTGCTTACCGTGCTCCGTTCATCACGGAAAGCGGAAGCGGGACGATGTATCTGATCGAACAGTTGACGAACATCGAACAGGCCAATGAAGGAGCGCGTCAAATCATTCAGCTTTGTGTCCTGCTGGCCATCATCGGAACGACCGTCTTTGCCTTCTTCCTGTCGACCCGGATTACGGCTCCGCTCCGAACGATTCGTCAAGCGGTCGTCGAGGCCGGTGAAGGAAAGTTTGATCAGAGTCTGACCCAGCGCTCGCGCGACGAAATTGGGGATTTGGCGCTTGCGTTTAATGAGATGAGCAGTCAGCTCAATCAGTACGTCACGGATCTTGATAAGGAACGTCATTTGTTATCGTCCATCTTAAGGTGTATGGCGGACGGTGTCTTGACCTTCTCGGAATCAGGTGAGTTACTGGCTACTAATCCGCCGGCCGAAGCGTTCCTGGCAGGTGGACCGGTTCCGGATGAGTTGATTGAGTTGTTCCAGACGGTCATGCGCAAAGAAAAAGAAATGACGGTTTCCTTTGAACGGGAAGGCCGCTTTTATATCATCATCGTCAGTCCGTTGCTTGAGCAGGAAGAACAAATCGGAGCAGTTGCTGTCCTGCGTGATATGACGGAAGCGCAGCAACTCGAGAAGATGCGTGCCGACTTCGTCGCAAACGTCAGCCACGAACTGCGGACACCGCTTGTCATGCTGCAAGGTTATTCGGAAGCGATTGTCGACGGTATGACCGAAAGTGATGAAGCGACAAAAGAGTTTGCGTCCATCATATACGATGAGTCGCAACGGTTGTCCCGCCTCGTCAATGATTTGCTCGATCTGGCACGGATGGAAGCCGGATATCAGGAAAAACGGGTTGAACCGATTGATGCCGTTCCGTTCGCGAACCGGATGATCAAGAAGTTTAAGCAGATGGGACTTGAAAAGCGGGTATCGTTTGAAGTGACCGGTCCCGACGTGCAGTTTGAAGCTGATCCGGATCAAATGGATCAGGTGATGACAAATCTGCTTGGAAATGCGTTACGGTATACGGAAGATGGACAAATCAAGATTGAAATCACAGAAGATAGGGAAACTATATCTTTATCTGTAATTGATTCAGGGGACGGTATTCCGGAAGAGGATGTCCCGTTTGTCTTTGACCGTTTTTACAAGGCGGACAAAGCCCGGACACGCGGCAAGACAGGGACCGGAATCGGTCTCGCGATTGTTGCAAACGTCGTCCGGTCGCACGATGGAGAAGTCCAGGTCGAAAGTGAACTGGGCAAAGGATCCGTTTTCCGAATTCAATTACCAAAAAAACAAAGGAAGCGAACTTTATGA
- a CDS encoding cob(I)yrinic acid a,c-diamide adenosyltransferase: protein MKIYTKSGDEGDTSLVGGRVKKNDVRITLMGELDELNSFVGLARTKATSIEVKEQLTVIQHVLFDCGSDLMYVEPKASRLSTTATEDLESWIDSLTELSPPLDKFILPGGTEAAACLHVARTVCRRVERAMIDVEQAHHLLPFINRLSDFFFTAARYENAVNEKADIEYLRSAHVFKRKDGEA, encoded by the coding sequence TTGAAAATCTATACTAAATCAGGTGATGAGGGAGATACGTCACTCGTCGGTGGACGTGTCAAAAAAAATGATGTGCGGATTACGCTGATGGGCGAACTGGACGAACTGAACAGTTTTGTCGGACTGGCCCGGACAAAAGCGACATCAATCGAAGTCAAAGAACAATTGACGGTCATCCAGCATGTCCTGTTCGATTGCGGGAGTGACTTGATGTACGTCGAACCGAAAGCATCCCGTCTGAGCACGACTGCGACGGAAGATCTCGAAAGCTGGATTGACAGTCTGACGGAATTGTCGCCGCCGCTCGATAAATTCATCTTACCGGGAGGCACGGAAGCAGCGGCTTGCCTGCACGTTGCCCGTACGGTCTGCCGGCGTGTCGAACGGGCGATGATAGATGTCGAACAGGCACATCATTTGTTACCGTTCATCAACCGTCTAAGCGATTTCTTCTTTACAGCGGCCCGTTATGAAAATGCGGTCAATGAAAAAGCGGACATCGAATATTTACGCAGTGCCCATGTGTTTAAACGAAAGGATGGAGAAGCATGA
- the yfmF gene encoding EF-P 5-aminopentanol modification-associated protein YfmF, whose amino-acid sequence MSQSFQTWNKQGTTFHLVPTDKFKTTTVLVTFSAPLEEKTLTSRALLPYIMEKSTAAYPSMKALREPLETLYDAGLYADASKFGEEHVISFQLDVVRGDLVRHETLLEEALDLLEQMIFYPDLTEGGFREQFVKQEKRLHVLRISSLYDDKMRFAQQRLLELMAPGEAVSLSSLGTLEALEQITPVSLRDTYRSMVEQDRIDVFVVGHVTQNEMEDALSFLPSHDEKASHYIPAQKQVAGVKRSSETQPIKQGKLHLGYRVSVDPTSVDSIRMQIVNGLFGGFPHSKLFMNVREKESLAYYAASRYAALNSALYVYAGVETKQAERAETIIGEQLKDLKAGQFTDQELTQTKAMLINARRQILDQPGQLIGWLNGSKMRGLTLEDEIHLIETATREDVVRLAATIELEAVYLLRGEE is encoded by the coding sequence ATGAGTCAGTCATTTCAAACGTGGAACAAACAAGGAACGACCTTTCATCTCGTTCCAACCGATAAATTCAAGACGACGACGGTCCTCGTGACGTTTTCAGCACCACTCGAAGAGAAGACACTGACGAGCCGCGCCTTATTGCCCTACATCATGGAAAAGTCGACAGCTGCCTATCCTTCGATGAAGGCATTACGTGAGCCGCTCGAAACATTATATGACGCAGGTCTGTATGCCGATGCTTCGAAATTCGGGGAAGAACACGTCATCTCGTTCCAGCTCGATGTCGTCCGCGGTGACCTTGTACGTCATGAGACGCTGCTTGAAGAAGCGCTCGATTTACTGGAGCAGATGATTTTTTATCCGGACTTGACAGAGGGTGGATTCCGGGAACAGTTCGTCAAACAAGAAAAACGGTTGCATGTTCTCCGGATCAGCTCGTTATACGATGATAAGATGCGTTTTGCCCAGCAGCGTTTGCTCGAGCTGATGGCACCGGGAGAAGCGGTTTCATTATCTTCACTTGGTACACTTGAAGCACTCGAACAAATCACGCCGGTTTCCTTACGTGATACATACCGCTCGATGGTCGAACAGGACCGGATTGATGTATTTGTCGTCGGTCATGTCACGCAAAATGAGATGGAAGATGCCTTATCGTTCTTACCTTCCCATGATGAAAAGGCGAGTCACTACATTCCGGCTCAAAAACAGGTGGCAGGTGTCAAACGTTCGTCAGAGACGCAACCGATCAAACAAGGTAAATTGCATTTAGGATATCGTGTCAGTGTCGATCCGACGTCCGTCGATTCGATTCGGATGCAAATCGTGAACGGCCTATTCGGAGGATTCCCGCATTCGAAGCTGTTCATGAATGTCCGTGAAAAAGAAAGTCTCGCCTATTACGCGGCATCCCGTTATGCCGCACTGAACAGTGCATTGTATGTCTATGCCGGCGTAGAGACGAAACAGGCGGAACGGGCCGAGACGATTATCGGCGAACAACTGAAGGATCTCAAGGCAGGGCAGTTCACGGATCAGGAACTGACGCAGACGAAGGCGATGTTAATCAATGCCCGTCGGCAAATTCTGGATCAGCCGGGACAATTAATCGGCTGGTTGAATGGATCAAAGATGCGCGGACTGACGCTTGAAGATGAGATTCATCTCATCGAGACGGCAACACGTGAGGATGTCGTCCGTTTAGCGGCAACGATCGAGCTTGAGGCAGTTTATCTATTGCGAGGTGAAGAATAA
- the yfmH gene encoding EF-P 5-aminopentanol modification-associated protein YfmH, protein MEQLTYHDTDETVFFEQLDNGLAVYLLQKKGYEKTYATFTTRYGSIDNRFKKDGQWVNVPDGIAHFLEHKMFESEQGDVFQEFGRLGASANAFTSFSRTAYLFSATSLIEQNLETLIDFVQDPYFTEESVEKEKGIITQEIQMYQDNPGWRLFFGLIESMYAKHPVRIDIAGTPESIDQITADDLYTCYRTFYHPSNMVLFVVGNIDPAETLALIKANQAKKDYADRPAIERDYGVEPDNVFHKRFELELDVKTPKVLIGYKDSSLGGQEQLRRELTSELLLHLLFDQTSSTYLELYEDGLIDDTFSFDYSSEEEFAFATFGMETEDPDRFITAYEKLLAVRPDFEETEVVRKRNMMQGKFLRSLNSPEFIANQFSRHALAGTNLFTLPTLIASITKEEIEARFDELFALENRAISIVKPYA, encoded by the coding sequence ATGGAACAGTTGACGTATCACGATACAGACGAAACAGTATTTTTTGAACAGCTCGATAACGGACTTGCTGTCTATTTACTTCAGAAAAAAGGCTACGAAAAGACGTATGCGACGTTTACGACGCGTTACGGATCAATCGATAACCGCTTTAAAAAGGATGGACAGTGGGTCAATGTTCCGGACGGTATCGCGCATTTTCTCGAGCACAAGATGTTTGAGTCGGAGCAAGGGGATGTTTTCCAAGAATTCGGACGCCTCGGTGCATCGGCAAACGCCTTTACATCGTTCTCGCGGACTGCGTATCTGTTCTCGGCGACATCGTTGATTGAACAAAATCTTGAAACGCTGATTGATTTCGTCCAGGATCCGTATTTCACGGAAGAGAGTGTCGAAAAAGAAAAAGGCATCATCACTCAGGAAATTCAGATGTATCAGGATAATCCGGGATGGCGCTTATTCTTCGGTCTGATCGAATCGATGTATGCGAAACATCCGGTCCGGATCGATATCGCCGGGACACCGGAATCAATCGATCAGATTACAGCGGATGATCTCTATACGTGTTACCGGACGTTCTATCATCCGTCCAATATGGTGCTGTTCGTCGTCGGTAATATCGATCCTGCCGAGACGCTTGCCTTGATCAAAGCGAACCAGGCGAAAAAAGATTATGCGGATCGTCCGGCGATCGAACGCGATTACGGCGTCGAACCAGACAATGTCTTCCATAAACGATTTGAACTTGAGCTGGACGTCAAGACACCAAAAGTCTTGATCGGTTATAAAGACAGTTCACTCGGCGGACAGGAACAATTGCGTCGTGAACTGACAAGCGAATTGTTGTTACACCTGTTATTTGACCAGACGTCATCCACATATCTCGAGTTGTACGAAGACGGTTTGATCGACGATACGTTCAGCTTTGATTATTCGAGTGAAGAAGAATTTGCCTTCGCGACATTCGGAATGGAGACGGAAGATCCGGACCGTTTCATCACAGCCTATGAAAAACTGTTGGCTGTCCGTCCCGACTTTGAAGAAACAGAAGTCGTCCGGAAGCGGAACATGATGCAAGGGAAGTTCCTCCGTTCGTTGAACTCACCGGAATTCATCGCAAATCAATTCTCACGTCATGCTCTTGCCGGAACGAATCTGTTTACGTTACCGACTTTGATTGCATCGATTACAAAAGAAGAAATCGAAGCCCGGTTCGATGAATTGTTCGCGCTTGAAAATCGTGCGATTTCCATCGTTAAACCGTATGCTTGA
- the ymfI gene encoding elongation factor P 5-aminopentanone reductase has protein sequence MRILITGASGAIGRATVFRLAAEGHELVLHTHQKQHELEQMVKQLPVTAEIVTGDLSDRRNLTAFCEKLPSVEGFVHIAGTSFSGLLVDQSRSSIEAMMTLHVESLIRIAQTLTSRKAFSASLSIVVVSSVLGEFGAAGEVVYSTCKAAQLGFVKSYSKELGAMNGRVNAVTPGWIETPMNAVFSAEDRDLALAEIPAGRFGRVEEVASAITYLMGQDTAYMNGAVLKIDGGWM, from the coding sequence ATGCGGATTTTAATTACGGGGGCAAGCGGAGCAATTGGTCGGGCGACAGTCTTCCGCTTAGCGGCGGAAGGGCATGAACTCGTCCTCCACACCCACCAAAAACAACATGAGCTCGAACAGATGGTGAAGCAGTTGCCTGTGACGGCGGAGATCGTCACAGGCGATCTGTCTGACCGGAGGAACTTGACGGCATTTTGTGAAAAATTACCGTCCGTTGAAGGATTCGTTCACATTGCCGGAACGAGTTTCAGTGGTCTGCTCGTTGATCAGTCCCGTTCCTCGATCGAGGCGATGATGACTTTGCATGTCGAATCCCTGATTCGGATTGCCCAGACTTTGACGAGCCGAAAAGCTTTTTCAGCATCACTTTCGATCGTCGTCGTCAGCAGTGTATTAGGTGAATTCGGTGCCGCCGGTGAAGTCGTCTATTCGACCTGTAAGGCGGCACAACTCGGTTTCGTCAAGTCATACAGTAAGGAGCTCGGTGCGATGAATGGACGGGTGAATGCCGTTACGCCGGGCTGGATCGAGACCCCGATGAATGCCGTCTTTTCCGCAGAAGACCGGGACCTGGCACTCGCTGAAATACCTGCCGGTCGCTTTGGACGGGTCGAGGAAGTGGCATCCGCCATAACGTATTTAATGGGACAAGATACGGCGTATATGAATGGTGCCGTTCTCAAAATTGACGGAGGTTGGATGTAA
- a CDS encoding DUF3388 domain-containing protein, producing the protein MDNRFEEEAGRVSEFEQWYLEYELNVNRPGILGDIASLMGMLHISIVTINGVDHQRRGMLLQTKQPDQIPRLAAILKTMTTIDVIKLRKPKLRDRIAIRHGRYIDHSSGEIKTFRFVREDLGILVDFMAELCKQDGHLLIGVRGMPRVGKTESIVAASVSANKKWLFLSSTLIKQTVRTSLFDDERTGDYVYIIDALVSQRHFDERHWQILREVMRLPATKIVEHPDAFVKSSEYTWDDFDYIIELRNSTEEIIVTEPPRAHGGNDWFNFE; encoded by the coding sequence ATGGATAATCGATTTGAAGAGGAGGCTGGGCGCGTGAGTGAATTCGAACAGTGGTATCTGGAGTACGAACTGAACGTCAATCGTCCTGGTATATTAGGGGACATCGCGTCACTCATGGGGATGCTACATATTTCGATTGTCACGATTAACGGTGTCGATCACCAGCGTCGGGGCATGTTGCTTCAAACCAAGCAACCGGATCAAATCCCGCGACTCGCAGCCATCCTGAAGACGATGACGACGATTGACGTGATCAAACTTCGTAAACCGAAACTCCGGGACCGGATTGCGATTCGCCATGGTCGTTACATCGACCACAGCAGCGGCGAAATCAAGACGTTCCGTTTTGTCCGGGAAGATTTAGGGATTCTCGTCGATTTCATGGCCGAACTCTGCAAACAGGATGGACATCTGTTGATTGGCGTTCGCGGTATGCCGCGTGTCGGGAAAACCGAATCAATCGTTGCGGCGAGTGTCAGTGCCAATAAAAAATGGTTATTTCTTTCATCGACGTTAATCAAACAGACGGTCCGGACTTCGTTGTTCGATGATGAACGGACAGGCGATTATGTTTATATCATCGATGCGCTTGTCTCACAGCGCCATTTCGACGAGCGGCATTGGCAGATTTTACGTGAAGTCATGCGACTTCCCGCTACAAAAATCGTTGAACATCCAGATGCTTTTGTTAAATCGAGCGAATACACGTGGGATGATTTTGATTACATCATTGAATTACGCAACTCGACAGAAGAAATCATTGTCACCGAACCACCTCGTGCCCATGGCGGGAACGATTGGTTCAATTTCGAATAA
- a CDS encoding helix-turn-helix domain-containing protein, with protein MTELGTYLKEQRETLGISLEQIQSTTKIQKRYIVAIEEGDYKQLPGAFYARAFIKTYAEALGLDVDEVFTTYKRDLPEPEAQPVVELSRRATYSKSTAPKKSVAKRWIPNIIIIALIFAIGVALYYGFQAFQDGDGTKTATPKQSEVTIDEGDAPSEEADAPVAEEPKDEPAKKEEPVKKETKKPLAVKTTVGQDITYEVPTDGTMSVSIRIKKDASPSPFVGVRDTSLEGQALAPDHINASDPNPIVVKNAKTDVIRIRVGSIKGIDRILVNNQELKLNRSLLVQNIYLKKVATP; from the coding sequence ATGACTGAGCTCGGAACCTACTTAAAGGAACAACGGGAGACGCTAGGAATCTCTCTTGAACAAATTCAAAGTACAACAAAAATTCAAAAACGTTACATTGTTGCGATTGAAGAGGGCGACTATAAACAATTGCCGGGTGCGTTTTATGCACGTGCCTTTATCAAGACATACGCGGAAGCACTCGGTCTTGATGTCGATGAAGTGTTTACGACTTACAAACGTGATTTGCCGGAACCGGAAGCGCAACCTGTCGTTGAGCTGTCCCGGCGTGCGACGTATTCGAAATCAACGGCACCGAAGAAAAGTGTCGCCAAACGGTGGATTCCGAATATCATCATCATTGCCTTGATTTTTGCAATCGGGGTAGCCTTGTATTACGGATTCCAGGCGTTCCAGGATGGTGACGGAACGAAAACGGCGACACCGAAACAAAGTGAGGTCACGATTGATGAAGGTGACGCACCGAGTGAGGAAGCAGACGCGCCGGTAGCGGAAGAACCGAAAGACGAACCGGCGAAAAAAGAAGAACCTGTAAAAAAAGAAACGAAAAAACCATTGGCAGTCAAGACGACAGTCGGTCAAGACATCACCTATGAAGTCCCGACAGATGGTACAATGAGTGTATCCATCCGGATCAAAAAAGATGCATCACCGTCACCGTTCGTCGGTGTACGGGATACTTCTTTAGAAGGACAAGCACTCGCACCTGACCATATCAATGCGTCAGATCCAAACCCGATCGTCGTCAAAAATGCCAAAACGGACGTGATTCGGATTCGGGTCGGCTCCATCAAAGGAATCGACCGGATTCTCGTCAACAATCAGGAGCTTAAGCTTAACCGCTCCCTCCTCGTTCAAAATATTTACTTGAAGAAAGTAGCCACGCCATAA
- the pgsA gene encoding CDP-diacylglycerol--glycerol-3-phosphate 3-phosphatidyltransferase yields the protein MNLPNQLTVLRVLLIPVFVAVLAINPDWGQWDVLGAELPVSHFVAAMIFSVAAITDWLDGYIARKNKLVTNFGKFMDPLADKMLVAAALVYLVELGFVAAWVVVIILCREFAVTGLRLVASDEGIVLAAGNSGKAKTWVQLTSIIAFLLHDIGFALFNIPFAEITMWLALILTIYSGLEYFSKNIKLITKSM from the coding sequence ATGAACTTGCCCAATCAATTGACGGTCTTACGCGTGTTACTGATTCCCGTGTTCGTTGCCGTCTTAGCCATCAATCCAGACTGGGGACAGTGGGATGTCTTAGGAGCGGAACTCCCGGTTTCCCACTTCGTCGCCGCGATGATCTTTTCCGTCGCCGCCATCACCGATTGGCTCGACGGGTATATTGCCCGGAAAAACAAATTGGTCACGAACTTCGGTAAATTTATGGATCCACTCGCCGACAAGATGCTTGTCGCTGCGGCACTCGTCTATTTAGTCGAACTCGGATTCGTAGCTGCCTGGGTCGTCGTCATCATCTTATGCCGTGAATTTGCTGTGACAGGACTCCGTCTTGTCGCTTCAGATGAAGGGATCGTCCTTGCGGCCGGAAATTCCGGAAAAGCAAAGACCTGGGTCCAGTTGACATCCATCATCGCCTTTTTACTGCACGATATCGGATTTGCGTTATTCAACATTCCTTTTGCGGAAATCACGATGTGGTTGGCGTTGATTTTAACAATTTATTCAGGTCTCGAGTATTTCTCGAAAAATATCAAATTAATTACGAAATCCATGTAA
- a CDS encoding competence/damage-inducible protein A produces MKAEIIAVGSELLLGEIANTNAQYLSEWLATCGIDVHYHTVVGDNRDRMVEVVTRAQERAELIVITGGLGPTEDDLTKEVVADLLGRTLHVDQPAYDRIEAFLKTRGRTMTENEKKQALVIDQADVLTNQAGLAPGMSVHTPDHQYILLPGVPREMKRIIADHFDHLLGKETIKSRTLRFFGIGESALNDQLANLIRTARNPSVAPYAELAEVRLRLTAKALDEQVALGMLDTLEQQILAEVGSHFYGYGETSLPEVVLDRCRKSGLTLSAAESLTGGAFASGLTDIQGASDVFRGSAVVYADTAKVNVLGVPQTLLDEQTAVSRDVAVAMAEGARKLYQTDLAIALTGEAGPTSNSGRAVGTVYCALAHSGGTEVLELTYPAFDRGMIRLRSVKDAYFMLIQNISLTDEIGKR; encoded by the coding sequence ATGAAAGCAGAAATCATTGCTGTCGGAAGTGAATTGTTGTTAGGGGAAATTGCGAATACGAATGCCCAGTATTTATCGGAGTGGCTTGCGACATGCGGCATTGACGTGCATTACCATACGGTCGTCGGAGATAACCGGGACCGGATGGTCGAAGTCGTCACACGGGCCCAGGAACGGGCGGAATTGATTGTCATTACCGGAGGACTTGGACCGACGGAAGATGACTTGACGAAAGAGGTCGTGGCGGACCTGCTCGGACGTACGCTTCATGTGGATCAACCGGCCTACGACCGGATTGAGGCATTTTTAAAAACGCGGGGACGCACGATGACGGAGAACGAAAAAAAACAGGCTCTTGTCATCGATCAAGCCGATGTTTTGACGAACCAGGCGGGACTTGCACCGGGTATGTCCGTTCATACACCGGACCATCAATACATTCTGCTACCGGGTGTTCCGCGGGAAATGAAACGGATCATTGCGGACCATTTCGATCATCTTTTAGGCAAGGAAACGATTAAATCGAGAACATTACGTTTCTTCGGCATCGGAGAGTCGGCATTAAACGATCAGTTGGCGAATCTCATCCGGACCGCCCGTAATCCTTCCGTCGCACCGTATGCCGAATTAGCAGAAGTCCGTCTTCGTTTGACGGCAAAGGCGCTTGATGAACAAGTCGCCCTTGGTATGCTTGACACGCTGGAGCAGCAGATACTTGCCGAAGTCGGGAGTCACTTTTACGGTTACGGCGAAACGAGTTTACCCGAGGTCGTCCTCGACCGCTGCCGGAAATCCGGTCTGACCCTGTCTGCAGCGGAGTCACTGACCGGAGGTGCTTTTGCGAGCGGTTTGACCGATATTCAAGGCGCAAGTGATGTTTTCCGCGGCAGTGCCGTCGTCTATGCGGATACCGCTAAAGTGAATGTCTTAGGTGTACCGCAGACCTTACTTGATGAACAGACTGCCGTCAGCAGAGACGTTGCCGTTGCAATGGCGGAAGGGGCACGCAAACTGTATCAAACGGATCTCGCGATCGCTTTAACCGGTGAAGCAGGTCCGACGAGCAACAGCGGACGAGCGGTTGGGACGGTCTATTGTGCCTTGGCACATTCAGGCGGTACGGAAGTACTTGAACTGACGTATCCCGCCTTCGACCGTGGTATGATTAGATTACGTTCTGTCAAAGATGCGTACTTCATGCTCATTCAAAATATCAGCCTGACGGACGAAATAGGCAAAAGATGA
- the recA gene encoding recombinase RecA has protein sequence MSDRKAALEMALRQIEKQFGKGSIMKLGESPDQRVSVISSGSITLDIALGAGGYPRGRVIEVYGPESSGKTTVSLHAIAEVQKQGGQAAFIDAEHALDPAYASKLGVNIDELLLSQPDTGEQALEIAEALVRSGAVDILVVDSVAALVPKAEIEGEMGDSHMGLQARLMSQALRKLSGATNKSKTIVIFINQIREKIGVMFGNPETTPGGRALKFYSSVRLEVRRAEALKNGTDIVGNRTKLKVVKNKIAPPFKQAEVDIMYGQGISKFGELIDLGTELDIVQKSGAWYSYNSERLGQGRENAKQYMIEHPDVADEVERLIREHHGLVDRKEPVDFEEGQDEDLFAE, from the coding sequence GTGAGTGATCGTAAAGCAGCACTTGAGATGGCATTACGCCAGATTGAGAAACAATTTGGTAAAGGTTCAATCATGAAACTAGGTGAAAGTCCAGATCAGAGAGTATCCGTAATCTCTTCTGGATCCATCACATTAGATATAGCGCTCGGTGCAGGTGGATATCCACGTGGACGGGTAATCGAAGTCTATGGTCCGGAATCTTCTGGTAAAACGACAGTCTCGCTTCATGCGATTGCTGAAGTTCAAAAACAAGGCGGGCAGGCAGCATTCATCGATGCCGAACATGCACTGGATCCTGCTTATGCCAGCAAACTCGGTGTCAACATCGATGAGTTACTGTTATCACAACCGGATACAGGAGAACAGGCACTTGAAATCGCGGAAGCTTTAGTCCGTTCAGGAGCTGTCGATATCCTCGTTGTCGACTCAGTAGCTGCACTTGTTCCGAAAGCCGAGATCGAAGGCGAAATGGGTGACTCGCATATGGGTCTGCAAGCCCGTTTGATGAGTCAGGCGTTACGTAAATTGTCGGGTGCGACAAACAAATCAAAAACAATCGTCATCTTCATCAACCAGATTCGTGAAAAAATTGGTGTTATGTTCGGTAACCCGGAAACGACTCCAGGTGGACGTGCCTTGAAGTTCTACTCATCTGTCCGTCTTGAAGTCCGTCGTGCAGAAGCCTTGAAAAACGGTACAGATATCGTCGGAAACCGGACGAAACTGAAAGTCGTTAAAAACAAAATCGCTCCGCCGTTCAAACAAGCGGAAGTCGATATCATGTATGGACAAGGTATCTCGAAATTTGGTGAATTGATTGATCTTGGAACAGAACTTGATATCGTCCAAAAAAGTGGTGCTTGGTATTCATACAATTCAGAGCGTCTTGGTCAAGGACGTGAAAATGCAAAACAATACATGATCGAACATCCGGATGTTGCGGATGAGGTCGAACGATTGATTCGTGAACATCACGGTCTCGTCGATCGGAAAGAACCGGTTGACTTTGAAGAAGGTCAAGACGAAGATCTGTTTGCAGAATAA